A single genomic interval of Falco cherrug isolate bFalChe1 chromosome 8, bFalChe1.pri, whole genome shotgun sequence harbors:
- the SAP30L gene encoding histone deacetylase complex subunit SAP30L isoform X2, whose protein sequence is MNGFSTEEDSRDGPPAAPFYGQSCCLIDDGDRCVRPAGNASFSKRIQKSISQKKLKLDIDKSVRHLYICDFHKNFIQSVRNKRKRKTSDDGGDSPEHETDVPEVDLFQLQVNTLRRYKRHYKLQTRPGLNKAQLAEYVLCALRKVSWDDANRKLHAFIHLRQSWKTWKLALEGMF, encoded by the exons ATGAATGGTTTCAGCACCGAGGAGGACAGCCGGGATgggcctcccgccgcccccttCTAcggccagagctgctgcctcatCGACGACGGGGACCGCTGCGTGCGCCCCGCCGGCAACGCGTCCTTCAGCAAGCGCATCCAGAAGAGCATCTCGCAGAAGAAGCTCAAGCTGGACATCGACAAAAGT GTGAGACATCTGTATATTTGTGATTTTCACAAGAACTTCATTCAAAGTGTCcgaaacaaaagaaagaggaagacaagCGATGATGGAGGTGACTCTCCTGAGCATGAAACGGATGTCCCAGAG GTTGACTTGTTCCAGCTCCAAGTGAACACCCTGCGACGTTACAAGAGACATTATAAGTTGCAGACTAGGCCTGGACTCAACAAAGCTCAGCTAGCAGAA TACGTACTGTGTGCTCTGCGAAAGGTTTCATGGGACGATGCCAACAGAAAGCTACATGCTTTCATTCACCTGAGACAGTCGTGGAAGACATGGAAGCTGGCTCTTGAAGGCATGTTTTAG